DNA from Deltaproteobacteria bacterium:
TCTTCGGCTCATGGGGGAAATCGAGCAGGACGGGGGGTCCAGCCAGAGAGAACTCTCCCGACGCCTCAATCTTTCCCTGGGGCTCGTCAACACCTTTTTAAAGAGACTGGTCAATAAGGGATATTTCAAGGTCAAGACCATGCCCAGCAACCGGGTGAAATATTTCCTGACCCCTGAAGGGGTGGCCAGAAAGACCCGCCTGACCGTGGAGTATCTGGCGTACTCGACCAGATTTTACAGAGATATCAAGCAAGTATTAATTGAGAAATTTAAAGAGATGGAGAGGAGGCAGATCCGGTCCATCCTCTTTTTCGGCGCAGGAGAGGTGGCCGAGCTGGCATATCTATATATCCAACTTACGGGCATACATCTTGCTGGGATTGTGGATGAAGAGAAAAATGGAAAGGATTTTTTTGAATTGATAGCCGAAGGGCCCGAACGCCTGAATCGGGAAGGCTGGGACGCCATTCTCGTAACCCGACTGGAGGATACGGCCCGGGACATTGAATACCTCATTGAAAATGGTGTGGATTCCGGTAAGATCGAGACCTTGTAACCCGTTGCCTTTGCAGCCATTTAACCCTTAACGAGGCCCGTAATTGCAGCATATGATCCATCATCAATCGACCATCGACAATCAACAATCCCTTAAGTGGTACGCACTTCATACCCGAAGCCGC
Protein-coding regions in this window:
- a CDS encoding winged helix-turn-helix transcriptional regulator, which gives rise to MDKQDIHILRLMGEIEQDGGSSQRELSRRLNLSLGLVNTFLKRLVNKGYFKVKTMPSNRVKYFLTPEGVARKTRLTVEYLAYSTRFYRDIKQVLIEKFKEMERRQIRSILFFGAGEVAELAYLYIQLTGIHLAGIVDEEKNGKDFFELIAEGPERLNREGWDAILVTRLEDTARDIEYLIENGVDSGKIETL